In the Anguilla anguilla isolate fAngAng1 chromosome 7, fAngAng1.pri, whole genome shotgun sequence genome, one interval contains:
- the slc7a11 gene encoding cystine/glutamate transporter has protein sequence MSHRSAAGSDASGKGRGSSRNGLERSVPHKNLNGLAPPEKVELKKKVTLLRGISIIIGTIIGAGIFVSPKGILKHSGSVGMSLVVWSACGVLSLFGALSYAELGTCIKKSGGHYTYVLEAFGPRMAFMMVWTDIIAIRPAATAVISLAFGRYILEPIFMPCNVPEVAGKLITAVGITMVMSLNSMSVSWTARIQVFLTISKLTAITLIIVPGMVQLFKGETQNFENAFSLDSIKITSLPLAFYSGMYAYAGWFYLNFVIEEVDNPKRTVPLAICISMTIVTFGYVLTNVAYYTVMSAEELLASEAVAVTFADKIMGNFSMAVPIFVGLSCLGSLNGGLFAVSRAFHVASREGHLPEILSMIHIRRHTPLPAVFVLYPITIIVLFLGDIYSLLNFLSFVRWLNIGIAVSGLIYLRYTRPKMHRPFKVPLFMPVVFSFTCFFMVFLSLYSDPFNTGIGFVIFLTGIPAYYIFIEFNAKPKWLQKLFASMSRSLQILLEVVPPEH, from the exons ATGTCCCACAGGTCTGCTGCCGGTTCAGATGCCTCTGGTAAAGGCAGGGGCTCCTCAAGAAATGGTTTGGAGAGGAGCGTCCCGCACAAGAATCTGAATGGCCTGGCTCCTCCGGAGAAAGTTGAGCTGAAGAAGAAAGTAACCCTGTTGAGAGGAATCTCGATCATTATTGGGACCATTATCGGAGCCGGGATTTTTGTCTCGCCCAAAGGAATTCTGAAACACTCAGGCAGCGTGGGAATGTCCCTGGTCGTTTGGTCTGCCTGCGGAGTCCTGTCCCTGTTTG GAGCCTTGTCTTATGCAGAACTTGGAACATGTATTAAGAAATCTGGTGGTCATTACACCTATGTGCTTGAAGCCTTTGGTCCACGAATGGCATTTATGATGGTGTGGACAGATATAATTGCAATAAG ACCTGCTGCTACAGCAGTCATATCCCTGGCGTTCGGACGCTACATTTTGGAGCCAATATTCATGCCATGCAATGTGCCCGAGGTCGCAGGGAAACTAATCACGGCCGTCGGAATAA CCATGGTTATGTCCCTGAACAGCATGAGCGTGAGCTGGACTGCACGGATCCAGGTCTTTCTGACCATCAGTAAGCTAACAGCTATCACCCTCATAATTGTACCTGGGATGGTCCAGCTCTTCAAAG GTGAAACTCAAAACTTTGAAAATGCCTTCAGTCTTGACAGTATTAAGATTACAAGTCTTCCCCTCGCCTTTTACTCTGGAATGTATGCCTATGCTGGATG GTTTTATCTGAATTTTGTAATTGAAGAAGTGGACAATCCAAAAAG GACTGTTCCTCTGGCCATATGCATCTCCATGACTATTGTCACCTTCGGCTATGTGCTGACTAATGTGGCCTATTACACTGTAATGTCAGCAGAGGAGCTGCTTGCTTCAGAAGCAGTTGCTGTG aCCTTTGCGGATAAAATAATGGGAAACTTTTCAATGGCGGTCCCGATATTTGTGGGCTTATCCTGCCTTGGCTCACTGAACGGTGGCCTGTTTGCTGTTTCCAG GGCATTTCACGTGGCCTCACGGGAAGGTCATCTTCCCGAAATCCTCTCCATGATCCACATCCGTCGACACACGCCACTTCCCGCCGTATTTGTCCTG TATCCAATCACAATTATAGTACTGTTCTTAGGGGACATCTACAGCCTGCTGAACTTCCTGAGCTTTGTGCGCTGGCTCAACATTGGAATCGCAGTTTCCGGGCTCATTTATCTGCGCTACACACGTCCTAAAATGCACCGTCCCTTTAAG GTTCCTCTGTTCATGCCAGTCGTCTTCTCCTTCACCTGCTTCTTCATGGTCTTTCTTTCGCTATATTCGGACCCATTTAACACTGGCATTGGGTTTGTCATCTTCTTGACTGGCATTCCAGCGTACTACATCTTCATTGAGTTCAATGCGAAGCCCAAATGGCTACAGAAATTATTTG CTTCAATGAGCAGGTCCTTGCAAATCCTCCTGGAGGTTGTCCCACCTGAACACTGA